One Aegilops tauschii subsp. strangulata cultivar AL8/78 chromosome 2, Aet v6.0, whole genome shotgun sequence genomic window, TTTCGCGATAAAGGACGGGACGGAGATTCGTCTCTGGGAAGACATCTGGCTAGGCAATGCGAGTCTCTAGCCTTGTACAACATTACTCGCGATAAGAATAAAACTATTGCGTAGGTGCTCAGCTCATCCCCACCCAATAATTCGTTTAGGCGGGATTtgactgccccccccccccccgacttaTTACGTCATGGCATAATCTTTTTATCTCGTCTGGATTCGATCAATTTGACACAAGGTCGGGATGTGTTTCGTTGGAACCATATTATGTCTGGGTCTTTCACAGTAGACTCTATGTACCGCGCGCTCACGCATTTTGAGGTATCGGTGAGTAATAACAAGAAAATTAGGAAGTCAAAGATTCCACTGAAAGTAAAAACCTTTATCTGATATCTTCGTAGGGGAGTTGTTCTAACAAAAACAACCTCGCACGGCGCAACTGGCCAGGGAGTAAGAAGTGTTGTTTTTGTACTCGTGAAGAGACAATCAAACACCTCTTTTTTCAATGCAAGTTTGCACGTTTTACGTGGTCAGTCATCCAAATAGCGTCAAATTTATATCCGCCCACAAGTGTCGCCAATATTTTTGGTCATTGGTTGGACGGTATTCCAAATAGGTTCAGAACGCTAATAAGGGTGGGAGCGTATGTCTTACTatggtcgctttggctatgtagaaatgatttAGTTTTcaatgacaaaaatgtttctccTTTGTAGGTTATTTTCCATTGTACGCACTCGCTTCGTACGTGGTCTACGCTACAACGAGCGGAGTACCAACTGCTGTTCAAGGCGGTGTGTACGCGGTTGGAGCAGGTGGCTACGGAGGTTTTACCCAACATGGATGGCAGCATAATCTCCGGATCGGTCCATCACCCCTTTCGACATAGGCATAGTGTCGGTCTATATGACCTACTGTCGCTGATTTGTCGGTTTTTTCCTTTATTGTTGTCAGACTTTAGATGTTTGGCCGTGTGCATCCTAATTATACAAAGGCCGGGTGTTACTAATAATGCTTTGTATCCGTTTGATGCTACATTTTGAGATAATAAAAACCGTCCtttattaaaaaaataaaacTTGGCGCTGCATGCATGCCCCCGCCCCTGCGTGCTACAATTTGTTGTCCCTCTCCATTCCAATGAAAAATATGCACATGGATTCCAAAAAAGTTTATATTATTGACAACTTGTTTTGTACGAAATCAACAATGTAATTGTTGTCATATATTCGTCGCAAGAAAAATAATTGTTGCCATACTTATATAGCCTACATTTAGTTCAATTTTTTTTATGATTAAAGTATAATTTGAATATCCATACAGGAACAGAAACGGGCTTCAGTCAGCCGATGGCCGGCGTCGAAACAGTTTACGTTCGAAAAGGCCATGCCTTTCCAGAAATTTCTCTTGAGCGTTCTGACGGACGCAGAATCGATCGGCTAGGGCCTAGGGCGGACAGAGAGAGCCGCTGCCGAACCTGGTACACGATGAAGCTCCCCGATGGGGCCAACGTGTCCACGCACCTCGCCTACCCGGCCGCGCCGCGAAGACCACGTGTGCGGGGCCGCCTCGCCACGTGCACAGCCACGCACTCAAACGGGTCCCACTTTAAACCACCCCCTCCCACCTTCACTTATTCGCGCCTCCACCCTTCCCGGTCTCGACAGTCAAACATTCCTCCGCTCCAGAGCAGGGATCGCGCGCGAGCTCCAAATACGCAAAAAGTGAAGCGCCCGAGCGCAAATCCGGGCGGCATGATGACGCGTGCGCGCTCCCGCTAAAACCTTTCGCCCGGTGTTCGGCGGGCGAGCGAGCGAGCTGAGAGCGCGACCCTACGACATAGATACTCCCTGGCCCATGCCGCGAACGAGCCTGCCTGAACATTCGTGAGAATTGGCGCGCAGGACAAGGTCGACCCATCTGCGCGGGCCATGGCGGCGGGAGATCGCCGGGCTCTGTGTCTGGTCGCCGGCGCGATTCTCCTCTGCTCGTGCTTTGCTCGGGTGCGGTGCGGCGACGAGCAGGAGCAGCAGGAGCAGGAGATTCAGAGGCTCAGGTCCAAGGTCGCGTCCCTAGGTGAGCTGCCTGCCGGTTTCTTGAGCACAAGATATGAACTGTAATCGTATTGTGTTCCTGCTTTGCTGGGCGAAGAAAGAATTGACAGCTGAGCTTAACTGGCTGGGTTCAGAGGACGAGGTCGGCTGGAGGAAGGAGGAGACCTCGCAGCTGGAGAGCGTCGTCAGGGAGAGGACGGCGCAGATCGCGGCGTTGGTCGGCGGACTAGAGGCTATGCAGGTGAGGAATGTGGCTGACGATGAATCCGTGGTGAAGGCGAGCACCAACAGTGCGATGATCGAGAAGCAGGTAAGGAAACGGACAATTCCAGGCTCCAGTTTCAGCAAGTAGCTAGGTAGTGATCGATGTTGCAGTTGCAATCACTCCCAAATTCATATGGCAAACGAACTGACAAAGGATACAAAAGGAGAACAGATTGAGAGGCTGGGCAGTGATTTGGAAGATCAGGTTAAGAAAGGGGAGTTATTAGAAGCCCGGGCCAGCGAGGCAGAGAAAAGCCTGCTTGAGCTCGGTCAGAAGTTGGACCGTGTAAGTACATACATGCTGTATAATTGTACTAGGTTTGGGATATGTCGTAGTGGCTGGCAGAATTCTGATGTGATTCGCGTCGTCTTCAGGTTGAGAAGATCAACGCTGAGCAGAGGAAGAAAATTGAGGAGCTGGAGCAAGATCTTGAGCATTCAAAAGTTGGTACACAAGGAAGATGTAGAACTGTAATTGAGAAGAATCCTCGAGGTGCTAATTCTGTGCTTTATGTGACTGTTCAGGACAAAGTCTCTGAAGTGCAAAGACGAGCAAAATTGAAGGCTGAAGAGTTGGCAAATGTATGGGTAACTGGAAGTCCGATATTACTTTTTGAGGGAAATCTGCAGAGAACTTAACGCAGAGATGGTTCATTTTTCAGGTTCATGGCATGTGGCTTCCGTATTGGTTCGCATCACGCTCTGTACATTGCCAGGTATATGTGGAATTCATCCAGTGGTATGGAGCTTTTCGTAGCTTCCGAGACTTGGGTTTAGGTTTATTTGATGCATTTGCAGGAACTAGCATCTGCCAAATGGCATCTCCACGGGAAGCCTGTGCTTGATGCTCTGATGGAGAAGGTTTGTTTCATATGGATTTTTTGTTAAATATCAAGTGTTACTTGCTCCTACTCCTAGTATTTATAAATGCAACCACCACCGTTTCACAATGCCGAGTTGACAGGTTGCTGAGACGTTGGCACATGCACAAAGACTAGTGGAACCACACTTGCAGGCAACAAAAAATGTAGGCTAGTGTTCTCAACCAACACTCCCCCTCACCTCTTTGTGAAACGCTCTGACACGCCATCTCTTGCTTCATGAAGAAACTGTTGCCTGTTGCCAAATTTCATTTCAACTCACTGAAGAACAGCACTAAGCCGGTAGCTGCCAGGATCGTCACAGCCTACAGAGCTCGCAAGGATGCCATCCAGCCATGTGTGGCCAAGGCTCAAGAGTTTGCAGATCACTACTGGCAGGTGACGCTGATGCATATAGTAACATCATAGCAACCTTTTCATCTCATTGTATGCATGGTTGAGCTACTGAAGTCTGATCCTGAGCACGAACGGTTTCACTCTAGTAGAAATGCAGGAAGTTCTCGGAGACACACGTCGCACGGATCGCGGCAGCGTCTGAACCTCACCTTTCGGCTATTGAACCTTACACGAGGCCTGTCAAGTCTGTTTGGAGACAGCTCGTTATGGCGACGAGCTTCTACCATAGTCAGGTGCAGCCTTCAGTAACATATTACGTAGCTTTTTCTTTCTCGCACTTGGCACTGGCCGTATACACTGGGCGTGAAAAAAAAAATCGCTGTTGAAATGCAGGTTCAGAAAGGAATCAGTGGCTTCCTGGAGGAGAGCGAGCTGCTGGACCCACTTTCAGCTCATAGATTGGCGTGGTGGATGGTAACTAAAATAAGTACTTTGTTTCCATAACATCGTTGGTATCACAAAAAAACCACAGCACAATTTCACCATGCTTACTGAACTCACACCTATTTGCTTCGTCATGCGCAGGCGTCCGCCATGTTCGCGCTGCCGATGTTGTACACCTACAAGATATTCTCGGCTACAGTCCGGTAAACTTATCAAAGGATCCGTGTTACACATTGTCGACTTTTCTTTCCTGAATAATCCACGTCACTTGTCTGTTCCTGTATGCTTGTCTGCAGCAAAAAAATTCAGGCGAGAGCGGACAGAGGTGGAGGCACATCTTCGAGCCGCAAGCACGCGCGCAGGGTCGAGGAGTAGAGGGCGCGGGTCGCTGTTACCCACGAGCTGATCCTCCCCTGGTGATGCATGCTGAACGGCGGAATGTACAACTCTGACCAGACATCGCAGACGCTACGGCAGCAGTGTAAAGTGTAGGCACTAGGCAGGGGATAGGTATGATATAGCGGCCGAGCATATGCGCGTGTATGTAGCTCCCAGTAAACTCTAAGGAGGTGTTTGGTTTGCGCTACTGTAACGTAATCTGATTACACCGTTAACAGGTCCCGCTAAATCGTGTTTGTTTCCCTTGCTCTGTAATCTGATAACATGGTATCAAATCCCAGCCTAATACAAAACCGATACTGCTGGAAATCTGCTGTAATAGAAAACGCTACAGCCATATCTTCTCCGCACGAGATGCGATCCCACGAGCTATGCggcctccttcctccttcctcatGCGCCGCAAGGAAGCTTCGGCGTTGAATACGTGCTTGTAGCGCCGGTCATGGTCGTGTCTAGCTGACGGCGGCATCGACGCCAGCGCGTCGCTCCTCAGCATGCCTGCGGCGCCTCGCCTCGGCCTTCAGCCTTGACGGCAGGTCGCCGCTCGCCGGCCGGCGGCGGAAGTGGCCGCCGCGTCGCTCACTCGTGCTCTTACCGTCCAGGCCCTTGTACTCCGCCGCCATATCCAACGGTGGCTCGCCACTGCCGTTCCCGGCCTGCCTATCCATGTTCACTGGCGTGAATTCTTGAACAACCCCAGTATTGATTGACGTTACAGTAGGTAACCAAACAAATTTCAAGTTTTGTCCATTCCGTTTACATTAACACCGTAAACTCATTACGTTTAGTTTGCGTTACCAATCTGGAACCAAACACCTTGTAAGGTTCATGCTGTTGATATGCGGTATATGTACACGGTGTATAAAATGGAAATTACTTGTGTGGGGTAACGAGTTGATCATCATGGAAATTACTTGTGCACATGAGCGTGGTTCCACCGTTCATGGTTGTCAAAATTCATCTTGTTTTTAAAATgtttactagcaagatgcctgtgcatTGCACGGATCATTAAGCATTTTTTTTACAAATatttgttgtgattgacccatgtgGGAGTAATCCATGTGTAAAAACCATAGTTTTAAATAGCGCGCTAAGCATCTTAGCGGCGGACCCTTTTCAAATGCTATAGCGCACTATAGCGGAGCTATAGCGCGCTATTTAAaatgtttatttatttatttggaCCAAAGTCTCTTAGCGCAAGAATTTTTGTAAACTCTATAGCGTGCTATAGCGGAGCTATAGCGTGCTATTTAAAACAGTGATAAAAACTAATGATAACTCGAGAAaaatgagagataaggtgaggaagggtggagcgtggtggtgattgATGGTTGGACTAAGCGGAGGCATGGGATGGACGACGCCGGCAGTGGCCATCATACCAGATTGTTTCAGAGGCTTTCCTTTTTAATCTGCAAATGTGAATAGAGGTGCGAGTATCTTTTTACAAAATTGTCATAGGCTGATTTCTACTCATCAGATATAGATCTGATGGTCTATATTGTAAGATGGCAgacacatcatcatcaccaactcaatTTTTTATAAAAATGAAAACAATAGTACCAGTTTTTTCTCAGCGTCATCATGTTTCATTGTGAGTACCAATCAACAAGAATACACTTGTTTTACATCAGCTTTGCTGTTTTGTTGTAACAATAAGACAGAATGCACTTGACACATTAAAGATAGGCTACACACAATGAGACATTAAGATACGCTATACACAATAAAGCATTACAATACATTTTGGATTGAGAAAAAATCACAAGAAAAGACCAAGTTAACGCTTTGAAACAAGACCAAATAGCATGAATATTAATGCAACCACGGACGGGGATTCATGCACGATAGAATTGTGTTTCTAACGGTTAGAAATAATGGACTAGGCCATGTACAGTTTCTAAAATCTAAAAGAGGCCCATAAATAAAACAACAAGTGGTGGTTCTGAAGTTTAGTCCGGAAACTTCTAATTGGCATGTTCCGCGCCACCGATGATGAGCTGGCGCTCACACTCGGCCACTTGCATGGGCCGGCCGACTACCGGGCTTGCTCGCTCCAAATAAATAACACCAAACTGTCACTACTGCTGAAAGACTAGTCGCTCGCTTGAAAAAAAAGCAGAAAAACCCAAAAAAAAACGTAAACATTCAGAAAATTTCATGCATCTGAGAAAAATTAAAAGAAgttcacgaattcaaaaatagttcatgcttttgaaaaaaaaatcacaaatatgcaagaaagttcccaaattaaaaaaaacacaattttgaaaaaatattcaatAACTTTAAAAAATACCATCGATTTGAAAAAAGATCACAAATTTGAAGAGTTTGTCAATTTTgcaaaaagttcattgatttaaaaaaaatcatcacCTTTCAAAGCAATTCTATGATTTAAAAAAAACACAAActtttaaaaatagttcatagatttgaaaaaaggttcataattttttttaaatatcatGAACTTTAATAAAAGTTCATAAATTTATTTTCTTAAATgtttcatcgaatttgaaaacaATTCTTGtgttttaaaaaataataaaaaataaaaataagaggACAATAATACAGAATATAGAAAAagggaaaaaatagaaaatagaaaaataaaaatgaaataaaaacaaAAGCAGACCGGTCCAAGAAAATCCAAAAGGAAACAAAAAAATGGCTAGAGCTTCACAAAAACGGGAAGAGGTCTCTCCCGTGGCTCCCATAGATGGACCGGCCAGTTAAGACGCCTTCAGCGCCAATTAACGAATTGCACGTTAATGGATGCTGAAGGAGCCAAATATGAAATGCCGTTTAATCCCACCCCAAAAGTTGACACGAGGACTATATCTCTCATTAAGCAAGCGATTCTTCCCTTGGATGAAGCTTTCCTGATGCACTGTAGAACCTGGGCCAGCCGTTTTCGTCCGATTCTTTTTTTCCTTCGCTAGTTCGCTCACATCGTGTTTTTTcgttttttatatttttttgtttctttttcttttttctatcACTTTTTTCCATTGTTTTCTTTGCTTTTAGATCGATTTTCTTCCTTTCTTTCCCCGTTTTCACcgatttttgttgttttttctttgttgttatttgtttcctttctttttttaatgttttttgtttttctttctttcttgggtttttatttattttccatGGTTTTCGTctattttcttccttttttttctcgATTTTCATCGGGTTAtttgttttttattttgtttctttctttctttgaTGTTTATTTGTTTCTTTCTTGGATTTCATTGGATTTTTTCATTCTTCATTCATTTGTTtcttagtttttttattttctttggtTTATCTAGTTTCTTTTTTTGGCTTTCTTTGTTTATTTTGGCTTTCATTCTACATTTCTTGTATATGCCAACAACATTTTTGAATACATgtttaatatttttaaaatataaaTTTATCATTTTCTAAATACATGGTCAAAAAAAATTCTAATAAACATTTTGAACAATTTTCAGATGTTTGATTAATATTTTTCAAGTACAAgattaatattttttgaatactTGGTCAACATTTTTCTATGCACACTTTTAaacattttcaaatgcttgattaaaaaattcaaataaaaatattaactttttcaatacatggtcaacattatttatatacatttaacattttccaaatgctTGATTATCTTTATTCAGACACTTATTCAACAATTTTCAAATGTTTGATTAACTTTATTTAGACACTTGTTCAACTATTTTCAAATGTTTGATtaatatttatatatatatatatatatatgataaaaaatcatttttaatacatggtcaatatttttctatacacatttaacattttccaaatgcttgattaacatttttctaaTACTTGTTCAACTTCTTTTTTCAAATTCTTGATTAATATTTTTATATGGATGATAAAAAAAGCATCATCTTTTCAATACGTGATTAGCAACTTTTCTATACGCGTTAAATATTTTCTGAATGCTAGagtaatatttttcaaatacttgttcaacatttttcaaatgcttgattaacttTCTTCcaatacttgttcaatatttttcaaatacttgttcaacattttccaAATGGTTGatcaatatttttcaaatacttgttcaacatttttcaaatattgTAGGGTGTATTTTGTAATATATATTTTTATAATGTTTTAAAGTATCAACAAAAGTACAAAAATCAAGCAAAGAACGAAAACAAAAAACATAAAAAGAAGGTTGTGGCCTCCCGCGCTTCTTGGCCAGCCCATCTCGGCCTCCCGTTCAACGAGGGTTCCTCGCTCTCGCTGAACGTGAGATATAGGGGCGCCCAAAAGTTGAGGCATTGTGGAGAGaacccatggcacccccaagataaactaaggacaccaaaaagccaaagcttggggatgccccggaaggcatcccctctttcgtttacttccatcggtaactttacttggagctatatttttattcaccacatgatatgtgttttgcttggagcatcttgtatgatttgagtctttgctttttagtttaccacaatcatccttgctgcacacaccatttgagagagccatacatgatttggaatttgttagaatactctatttgcttcacttatatcttttgagttatatagttttgctctagtacttcacttatatcttttagagcacggtggtggatttgttttatagaaactattgatctctcatgcttcacttagattattttgagagtcttaaatagcatggtaattttcttaaataatcctagtATGCTAGGTATTcgagattagtaaaaactttcttatgagtgtgttgaatactaagagaagtttgatgcttgatgattgttttgagatatggaggtagtgatattaaagttgtgctagttgagtagttatgaatttgagaaatgcttgtgttgaagtttgcaagtcccgtatcatgcacgtatggtaaacgttatgtaacaaatttgaaacatgaggtgttctttgattgtcctccttatgagtggcagtcggggacgagcgatggtcttttcctaccaatctatccccataggagcatgcgcgtagtgcttggtttttgatgacttgtagatttttgcaataagtatgtgagttctttatgactaatgttgagtccatggattatatgcactctcacccttccatcattgctagcctcttcggtaccgtgcattgccctttctcacattgagagttggtgcaaacttcgccggtgcatccaaaccccgtgatatgatacgctctttcacacataaacctccttacatcttcctcaaaacagccaccatacctacctattatggcatttccatagccatttcgagatatattgccatgcaactttccaccattccgtttatcatgacacattcatcattgtcatattgcttagcatgatcatgtagttgacatcgtatttgtggcaaagccaccgttcataattctttcatacatgtcactcttgattcattgcatatcccggtacaccgccggaggcattcatatagagtcatactttgttttagtattgagttgtaatcattgagttgtaaataaatagaagtgtgatgatcatcatttaatagagcattgtcccaaaaaaggccaaataaagaaaggaaggcccaaaaaatagaaataaaaaggggcaatgctactatcctttttttccacacttgtgcttcaaagtagcaccataatcttcatgacagagagtctcttgttttgtcactttca contains:
- the LOC109755937 gene encoding uncharacterized protein isoform X1, giving the protein MAAGDRRALCLVAGAILLCSCFARVRCGDEQEQQEQEIQRLRSKVASLEDEVGWRKEETSQLESVVRERTAQIAALVGGLEAMQVRNVADDESVVKASTNSAMIEKQIERLGSDLEDQVKKGELLEARASEAEKSLLELGQKLDRVEKINAEQRKKIEELEQDLEHSKDKVSEVQRRAKLKAEELANVHGMWLPYWFASRSVHCQELASAKWHLHGKPVLDALMEKVAETLAHAQRLVEPHLQATKNKLLPVAKFHFNSLKNSTKPVAARIVTAYRARKDAIQPCVAKAQEFADHYWQKCRKFSETHVARIAAASEPHLSAIEPYTRPVKSVWRQLVMATSFYHSQVQKGISGFLEESELLDPLSAHRLAWWMVTKISVRHVRAADVVHLQDILGYSPQKNSGESGQRWRHIFEPQARAQGRGVEGAGRCYPRADPPLVMHAERRNVQL
- the LOC109755937 gene encoding uncharacterized protein isoform X2 encodes the protein MAAGDRRALCLVAGAILLCSCFARVRCGDEQEQQEQEIQRLRSKVASLEDEVGWRKEETSQLESVVRERTAQIAALVGGLEAMQVRNVADDESVVKASTNSAMIEKQIERLGSDLEDQVKKGELLEARASEAEKSLLELGQKLDRVEKINAEQRKKIEELEQDLEHSKDKVSEVQRRAKLKAEELANVHGMWLPYWFASRSVHCQELASAKWHLHGKPVLDALMEKVAETLAHAQRLVEPHLQATKNKLLPVAKFHFNSLKNSTKPVAARIVTAYRARKDAIQPCVAKAQEFADHYWQKCRKFSETHVARIAAASEPHLSAIEPYTRPVKSVWRQLVMATSFYHSQVQKGISGFLEESELLDPLSAHRLAWWMASAMFALPMLYTYKIFSATVRKKIQARADRGGGTSSSRKHARRVEE